The Candidatus Zixiibacteriota bacterium sequence CCGGCAGAGAAAGGTCTATAATATCGTTTTGCGGGCGCAACTTGCTGCGATAAAAAAGGTTAGACATGGTGTGGAAGGAAAGATGGTAGATAAAGTGGCGCGCGATATCATTAACAAGGCGGGGTTTGGGAAAAACTTCGGACATGGTTTAGGGCATGGCTTGGGAGTCTATATTCATTCAAAGCCGAATGTTGGTCCACGCAGCACCGACACACTTAAGTCAGGGATGGTCATAACGATAGAGCCCGGAATCTACATTTCCGGCTGGGGTGGGGTAAGAATTGAGGATGACGTTCTCGTGACCACAAGGGGTGGTAGAGTGATGACCCGGTCACCAAAAAATTTGTTTGAACTGTAGTTTTAATTTGTTATCTTTTTTTCCGTTCCCAAGCCCCTACGAGGTGGAATATGCGTGAGAAAACGATTAAGAAATTGATAAGATTGGTTGAAGAATCAGATATTGATCAGCTTGAAGTTACCAGCTGGGGTCGGACGGTAAGAATCACTCGCCGGATGAGCGGTCGCAACGGCAAGTCCGACCAGCCGGCGGTCATACAGACTGTCGCCCCGGTGGCGATGCCGCCGGCGGCTGTGACTTCAGCGCCGCCGACTGCGGCAGTGGAGACGAAGCCTTCTGATGCCGAAAAGAACTATGTAGAGATCAAGTCACCTATGGTGGGGACATTCTACGCCGCGCCGGCCCCGGATACCCCGCCCTACGTGAAACTGGGTCAGAAAATTTCGGTCGGTCAGGTGGTTTGTATCGTCGAGGCGATGAAACTGATGAATGAAATAGAATCAGAAGTCGCCGGCACCGTTACAAAAATTCTCGTGGAAAACGCCCAGCCCGTCGAATTCGGGCAGGTTCTGTTCCTGATCGACCCGCAAGGTTAAGTTAAGAACACCTTCAGGAGGCGGGATATGAACCTCAAACAGATGCTTGTTGAGATGCTCAGCCGCAATGCATCCGACCTGCATATCCGTGTCGGCATTCGTCCGCACATTCGTGTCAATGGTCATCTGGAGCAGATATCGACTACCCCTATCACCATAGACGAAATGGAAAACGTTGTCAGCCAGATTCTCAATGAGCAGCAACTGGAGCGGTTCCGGAAGAAGAACGAGATGGACCTGGCGCTTTCGGTTGCCAAACTGGGACGATTTCGTATAAACCTCTTCCGCCAGCGGGGAACCAGCGGTATCGCCATCCGCGCCGTCAATACCAATGTCCCTTCCTTTGATGAATTGAATCTTCCCGATACCATTCGAAAACTGGCAATGGAACGGCGCGGTCTAATCATAATCACGGGAACTACCGGTTCCGGTAAATCAACCACTCTGGCGGCGATGATTGAGCATATGAATGAAAACAGGGATGACAATATCCTGACCATCGAAGACCCTATAGAATATATCTACCGCGATAAAAAGTCTATCATAAGCCAGCGCGAGGTGGGCGCCGATACCGAGACTTTTGCCTCGGCTTTGCGCCATGCCTTTCGTCAGGACCCCGATGTGATTCTGATAGGAGAAATCCGCGACCTGGATACGATGTCGATTGCGTTGACGGCCGCCGATACCGGTCATCTGGTCTTGACAACGCTTCACACTCTCAATGCGGTGGAGACCCTGTCGCGCATAATCTCCTTTTTCCCGCCCCATCAGCATCAACAGATTCGGCTGCTTCTGGCGGGAACGCTGAAATCGATTGTCTGCCAGCGGCTGCTGGCTCGAACCGATATGCCGGGACGAGTACCGGCGCTGGAAATTCTTATATCGACGGCGGCAGTTCGCGATTATATTGTTAATCAGGATAAGACCTCGAGCATTCCCGACCTGATTGAGCAGGGGGGACAGTACGGAATGATAACTTTTGACCAGTCGATTATGCATCTTTACAGGAGCGGGATGATTTCGTTTGAAGAGGCGATGAATCAGTGTACCAACCCGGACGACTTTGACTTACGGGTCAAGGGTATCACCGGAGCGTCCGAGCGGTGGCAATCCGGGGAGCCACAGGCAGAAAAAGAAGGCGACATTCATCGTTTTTAATGTATATTAGTCTGATTGGAAATCGGACTGGATTGGAGAATAGGAATCTTTGTTTAAGAAGATATTAATTGCCAATCGCGGCGAAATTGCGCTGCGGGTAATCCGCGCCTGCCGCGAGTTAGGAATAAAGACAGTTGCCGTTTACAGCGAAGCCGATCGCGCCTCGCTTCATGTTCGTTTTGCCGATGAAGATGTTTGCATCGGTCCGGCGCCGGCCGGCTCCAGCTATCTGGACGCCAAGCGAATAATCTCCGCCGCCGAAGTAACCAACGCCGACGCTATTCATCCCGGGTACGGATTTCTTGCCGAAAACGCCGAGTTTGCCGAAATCTGCGAATCCTGCGGAATTACTTTCATCGGTCCTAAACCGGACATGATTCGAAAAATGGGCGACAAGAACATCGCCAAGCAAACGATGCGCGAAGCCGGGATACCGGTGATACCCGGTTCGGAAGGAATTGTCGGCACACTCGATGAAGCCAAATCGATTGCCGCGGAAATTGGTTATCCGGTGATGATAAAAGCCGTTGCCGGCGGCGGCGGCAAGGGGATGCGACTCTGTCGCGACGAGACCGAACTGGAGAACAACTTTCCCATGGCTCGGGTCGAAGCCGAGGCCGCTTTCAAGAATCCCGATGTCTATCTGGAAAAGGCTATTTTGAGCCCGCATCATGTTGAAATTCAGTTGATGGGCGATTCCTATGGCAATATCATTCATTTCGGAGAAAGAGACTGCAGTATCCAGAGACGTCATCAAAAACTTGTTGAGGAATGTCCTTCGCCTCTGGTGACTCCGGAACTTCGGGCTATCATGGGACGCACCGCCGTCCTGGGCGCCGCTACTATTCAATATCTGGGAGCCGGGACTATTGAATTCCTGGTCGATGCCGACCTCAATTTTTATTTTATGGAGATGAACACCCGTATTCAGGTGGAGCATCCGATTACCGAAGAAGCGACCGACATTGATTTGGTGAAAGAACAGATTCGGGTGGCCGCCGGAGAAAAACTGCGCTACCGTCAGGAAGATATCATTCTCAAGTGGCATGCCATAGAAGCCCGCATCAACGCCGAAGACCCGGACAAAGATTTTCGCCCGGCGCCGGGCGAGATTACCTCGTTCCATGTTCCCGGCGGGCATGGCATTCGGGTGGATACCGCCGCCTACGCCAAATATGTCATCCCCCCTTATTATGACTCGATGATTGCCAAGTTGATTGTGCGGGCGCAAACCCGGCGGGAAGCGATTGAAAAGATGAAATATGCCCTGGAGGAGTTCATCATTGAGGGAATTCCCACCACGGTCAGTTACCATAAAAAGATATTCAGTCATCCTGATTTCATAAACGGCCAGTTCGACACATCCTTCATCTACCGCATGGGAGAGGCTGAAAAACAGACCAAAGAAATCACGACTAAATCGACTGAGGATGAGCAAAAATAGAGGAGGTGTTTTTTGAACATTCCATCAGACCTGAAATATACCAAAGAGCATGAATGGGTTAAAATGGATGGGGATATTGCTACGGTCGGAATAACAGATTTCGCGCAGGGGGAACTGGGGGATGTGGTCTTCGTAGAGCTGCCGTCGGTCGGGACCAAAGTCAAGGCGCTTCAGCCCTTCGGGACAATTGAAGCGGTGAAAGCGGTTTCCGAAATATTCGCGCCGGTTTCCGGCGAAGTCGCCGGAGTCAATACAAGTCTGGAAGGCGACCCGACGGCGGTCAATCGCGACTGTTACGGGGAAGGATGGATGATTAAAATCAAGACTAACGACCCCTCAGAACTGGGGAAACTTCTCACCGCTGATGATTACAGAAAACTTGTCGAATAGGATTGTCTTCCGTCTATGTCATATATACCGAATACCGACGATGACCGTCGGATAATGCTTGAAAAAATCGGGGTTAAGAATTTTGAGGAATTGCTGAAGCCGATTCCGTCGGCGATTCAGATGAAGTCGCCGCTCGACCTTCCGGCGCCGCTGCCGGAGATGGAATTGCTGCGGGAGATGGAAGAAATCTCTCTTAAGAACAAGACCGGACTGGTAATTTTTGCCGGCGGTGGGGTCTATGACCATTTCATCCCTTCGGCGCTGGGGACCATTTTGAGCCGGCCGGAGTTTGTAACGGCATACACCCCCTACCAGGCAGAGGTAGCGCAGGGGACGCTTCAGGTAATATACGAATTTCAGACCAACATCTGCCGTCTAAGCGGAATGGATGCCGCCAACGCCTCGATGTATGACGGTGCCTCGGCCGCTGCCGAAGCGGTCCATCTGGCGCTGGCGCATACCCGTCGGAATAAGGTCGTCATTTCCGATACGGTCAGCCCGCTCTATCGCGATGTCATAAAGACCTATCTCTCCGGATTGAATGTCGAGATAGTCATTATTCCAAATAGTAAAGGGGTGACCGACCTGGAGCAGGTGCGCCAGGCGGTTGACAGCAATACCGCGGCTCTTCTTATGGCGCAACCGAACTTTTTCGGACTGGTTGAGGATGTTGAGCCGGCGGCTAATCTGATTCATAATAGCGGCGGGCTATTTTTAGAGGCCGTTGACCCGATTGCGGCGGCTCTTCTGAAAACGCCGGCCGGGTGCGGCGCCGACATCGCCGTAGGCGAGGGGCAGCCGCTGGGGATTCCTATGAATTTCGGCGGACCGCTGGTCGGTTTTTTTGCCGTCAAAAAAGAGCTGATAAGACTGATGCCAGGAAGACTGGCAGCGCGCACCATTGACGAAGAAGGCAAGCCCGGCTTTGTTCTGACCCTGCAGACCCGTGAGCAGCATATCCGACGAGAGAAAGCAACTTCTAATATCTGCACCAATCAGGCGCTTTGCGCCACGACGGCAACTGTTTATCTGGCGCTGCTGGGCAAACAAGGGCTGAAGAAGGTGGCGCTCCTCTGTCTGGATAAAACCCACCAGGCGGCTGAAAAACTGGCAGCGCTGCCGGGATTTTCCGCCTACTTCCCCGGCGATTATTTCCGCGAAACCGTTATCCGAACACCGCTTCCTGCCGGTCAATTAATTGAGATTATGATTGACCGCCATGGGATAATGCCGGGAATTGACCTGGGACGATTTTATCCCGATATGAAAGATGCGCTTCTTGTCGCCGTAACAGAGAAGCGGACCGACGCCGAAATCGCCGCCTTTGCCCGGGCGATGCAGGAGGCGGCAGCGGTGGCAGTCTTATCGCCCGCGAAGCGATAGAGGACCTTAGATTGTTTTGTAAACAAAGAATCTCGTTAGGTTATCGTAAAACTTGAATACGATAAGGAAATCATAAATTTTAGTTACTGGAGATGTTATGAGAAAAGGGAGAACGTTAGGGTTGATGGTGGTCTGCTTCAGTCTGGCGGCGATTCTATCTCTTGCCGGATGTTCCAAAAAAGCCGAGGTGGTAGCGCCGACCAAGATCGAATTTGCCACCAGTTATGAGCAGGCGTTGCAGCTGGCGCAGCAGAAAAATCAGAAACTGCTAATCGACTTCTATACCGACTGGTGCACCTGGTGCAAACGTTTGGACACCGTGACATTTGTCGATTCCGCGGTTATCGCCATGTCGAACAATATCGTTTTTGCGCGGATTAATGCCGAGCAGGATACCATAACCGCCCGCAAGTATGGCGTGAGCGGCTATCCCACGGTAGTGTTTGCCAACAGCGACGGCACCGAAATCGACCGCATCGCCGGTTTCCTGCCGCCGCCTGATTTTATCGGGACGATAACCGACTACACTAATGATATTCATACTTTGAACTACTATCTGCGTCAAGCCGACAGCGGCGCCACCAATGAACTAAATGCCATTATCGGCGAAAAATATGCTGATCGGGGTATGTACACGGAAGCGGAGATGTACTTCCAGAGGATTATTGATGCCGACCCGGAAAATAAAGAAGGCTATACCGACAAGGCGATGATGGCGGTCGCCGACCTGAAACGTCGGGGTAAGAATTTCGATGACGCGATGGCGATTTTTGGAAAAGTCCGGAAACAGTTCGCCGGAACCGAAATGGCGACCGACGCTGAAATCTGGACCGCTATCTGTCTGCGCCAGAAAGGGGATACCAC is a genomic window containing:
- the accB gene encoding acetyl-CoA carboxylase biotin carboxyl carrier protein gives rise to the protein MCYLFFRSQAPTRWNMREKTIKKLIRLVEESDIDQLEVTSWGRTVRITRRMSGRNGKSDQPAVIQTVAPVAMPPAAVTSAPPTAAVETKPSDAEKNYVEIKSPMVGTFYAAPAPDTPPYVKLGQKISVGQVVCIVEAMKLMNEIESEVAGTVTKILVENAQPVEFGQVLFLIDPQG
- a CDS encoding type IV pilus twitching motility protein PilT is translated as MNLKQMLVEMLSRNASDLHIRVGIRPHIRVNGHLEQISTTPITIDEMENVVSQILNEQQLERFRKKNEMDLALSVAKLGRFRINLFRQRGTSGIAIRAVNTNVPSFDELNLPDTIRKLAMERRGLIIITGTTGSGKSTTLAAMIEHMNENRDDNILTIEDPIEYIYRDKKSIISQREVGADTETFASALRHAFRQDPDVILIGEIRDLDTMSIALTAADTGHLVLTTLHTLNAVETLSRIISFFPPHQHQQIRLLLAGTLKSIVCQRLLARTDMPGRVPALEILISTAAVRDYIVNQDKTSSIPDLIEQGGQYGMITFDQSIMHLYRSGMISFEEAMNQCTNPDDFDLRVKGITGASERWQSGEPQAEKEGDIHRF
- the accC gene encoding acetyl-CoA carboxylase biotin carboxylase subunit, which produces MFKKILIANRGEIALRVIRACRELGIKTVAVYSEADRASLHVRFADEDVCIGPAPAGSSYLDAKRIISAAEVTNADAIHPGYGFLAENAEFAEICESCGITFIGPKPDMIRKMGDKNIAKQTMREAGIPVIPGSEGIVGTLDEAKSIAAEIGYPVMIKAVAGGGGKGMRLCRDETELENNFPMARVEAEAAFKNPDVYLEKAILSPHHVEIQLMGDSYGNIIHFGERDCSIQRRHQKLVEECPSPLVTPELRAIMGRTAVLGAATIQYLGAGTIEFLVDADLNFYFMEMNTRIQVEHPITEEATDIDLVKEQIRVAAGEKLRYRQEDIILKWHAIEARINAEDPDKDFRPAPGEITSFHVPGGHGIRVDTAAYAKYVIPPYYDSMIAKLIVRAQTRREAIEKMKYALEEFIIEGIPTTVSYHKKIFSHPDFINGQFDTSFIYRMGEAEKQTKEITTKSTEDEQK
- the gcvH gene encoding glycine cleavage system protein GcvH, which encodes MNIPSDLKYTKEHEWVKMDGDIATVGITDFAQGELGDVVFVELPSVGTKVKALQPFGTIEAVKAVSEIFAPVSGEVAGVNTSLEGDPTAVNRDCYGEGWMIKIKTNDPSELGKLLTADDYRKLVE
- the gcvPA gene encoding aminomethyl-transferring glycine dehydrogenase subunit GcvPA, with translation MSYIPNTDDDRRIMLEKIGVKNFEELLKPIPSAIQMKSPLDLPAPLPEMELLREMEEISLKNKTGLVIFAGGGVYDHFIPSALGTILSRPEFVTAYTPYQAEVAQGTLQVIYEFQTNICRLSGMDAANASMYDGASAAAEAVHLALAHTRRNKVVISDTVSPLYRDVIKTYLSGLNVEIVIIPNSKGVTDLEQVRQAVDSNTAALLMAQPNFFGLVEDVEPAANLIHNSGGLFLEAVDPIAAALLKTPAGCGADIAVGEGQPLGIPMNFGGPLVGFFAVKKELIRLMPGRLAARTIDEEGKPGFVLTLQTREQHIRREKATSNICTNQALCATTATVYLALLGKQGLKKVALLCLDKTHQAAEKLAALPGFSAYFPGDYFRETVIRTPLPAGQLIEIMIDRHGIMPGIDLGRFYPDMKDALLVAVTEKRTDAEIAAFARAMQEAAAVAVLSPAKR
- a CDS encoding thioredoxin domain-containing protein, which encodes MRKGRTLGLMVVCFSLAAILSLAGCSKKAEVVAPTKIEFATSYEQALQLAQQKNQKLLIDFYTDWCTWCKRLDTVTFVDSAVIAMSNNIVFARINAEQDTITARKYGVSGYPTVVFANSDGTEIDRIAGFLPPPDFIGTITDYTNDIHTLNYYLRQADSGATNELNAIIGEKYADRGMYTEAEMYFQRIIDADPENKEGYTDKAMMAVADLKRRGKNFDDAMAIFGKVRKQFAGTEMATDAEIWTAICLRQKGDTTAAIKAFEDFIANNPASADTTYARQQIEKLKNPDTTSASN